GGCTGCTGCTGCCACACCAAAAGGATCTTCCTCTGTCACTGTGCCGGCACAGTAGCATAGGCAGATATTCCCCTGGGGGAGAGTAACATGTAGGTAATCTCTGAAGAGACGGACACAGAATATTGTACATCAGGGTGGCCGAGttcatatccacaatacacctcTGATACGAACAAATATACATATCAAATATGCATCATACATTTAGTCTACCACTCTCTAATCTACTAATATACATTTAGTGCctacagcttgaattcaaaatggattaatccaattttttttctcaaccacctacacacacaatacctcataatgaccaaatgaaaacatgtttttagacattttagcatttaaaaaaaaatgacaatacAGAAATATCcccacacccctgagtcaatactttgtagaatcacctttggcagcaattacagctgtgagtcttgctgggtaagtctctaagagctttccacacctggaatgtgcaacatttgccataatgttttcaaaatgctttaatctctgtcaaattggttgtccatcattgctagacaaacattttcaggtcttgccatagattttcaattagatttaagttaaaactgtaactcagccactcagaaacattcagtatcttcttggtaagcaactccagtatagatttggccttgtgttttaggttattgtcctgctgaaagattaattcatctcccagtgtctggtggaaagcaggaTTTTGCCTGCACTTAGCTcctttccatttattttttatcctgaaaaactccccagtccttaacgattacaagcatacccataacgtgatgcagccaccactatgcttgcaaatatggagagtggtactcaataaTATGTTGtcttggatttgccccaaacataacactttgtattcaggacaaaaagttaattgctttgccacatattTTGCAGTGTTTCTTTAGtgacttgttgcaaacaggatgcatgttttggaatatttgtattctgtacaggcttccttctttttactctgtctactaggttagtattgtggcataactacaatgttgttgtagttactcctatcacagccattaaactctgtaactgttttaaagtcaccattggcatcatggtgaaatccctgagcgatttcttcctctccggcaactgagttaggaaggacgcctgtatctttgtagtgacctggtgtattgatacaccatccaaagtgaattaataacttcaccatgctcaaaggaatgttcaatgtctgcttttttttgcCCATCTACCAATATATGCCcgtctttgcgaggcattggaaaaccttcctggtctttgtggttgaatctgtgtttgaaattcactgctcaaccgagggaccttacagataattgtatgtgtggggtacagagatgtgaGAGTCCTTAAAATATCATGTTAAAAaacattattgcacacagtgagtccatgcaacttattatgttacttgctaagcacatttttactcctgaacatatttaggcttgccacaacaaaatcaatacttattgactcaagacattccagcctttcatttttttattaatttgtcaaaattacgaaaaacataattccactttgacattatgggatattgtgtgtaggcgagtgacaaaaaaatctaaatgtaatcaattatgcattcaggctgtaacacaacaaatgtgtaaaaagccaaggggtgtgaatactttctgaaggcactgtatacattgaTATGCATTACAATTCTGGACcataatattaaacattttcTGAACAACAAGACAGGTCTTCTGTACACAAATATAGTGAGCCATATGCACACAATGTGTATTTAATACAAATTCAATACAATGTGAACTCAGATTTTATAGTCTTATTGTTGGATGTGCAGTATGATTTATAACACCCTTCACTCACCCAGCTGTTAGAACAGCCGGACTAGTACATGTCACAGTTAATGTATGTAGTATGCTCCTTATTTGATATAAAAAGGAGGAGAATTAGGAGGACACCGATATGATGAAGTACTTTACTGAAATCTCTGACTCACTCATTTTTTCTAGCTTTTGTTCATCAGAGGTAACCTGCCCCTAACAGGCCAGAGCAGTCAGGTTGATTGACATTCGGACTGATTAACTTAAACTCAGTGTTGGATTTTTTTCACCTGTTTTTGGCTGAGTAAAAGCTTGTTTAAAAGACAGAAACTAACCTCTGCACAAAAGCACAGCAACAAGAGTAATTTCACAGATGTATTCTACACTGTTAGCCATATCAAATGAGTCCCCAAGAAGTCTGCAGGCTGGTGCTGTGTAGGCTGGGTGATATCTCTAGCCTAACCCTCCGCTGAGAAACTATACAGAATGTCAGGCATTTCAGTCCAAACATAGAACCAGACCTGggctcaaatactatttgaaatctttcaaatatttTAAACATCTGCTGTTTCGGTGGGATTTTTACTTTTGGGACTTGTCTATTGTTCCCATTGAAACAGGCAAGGTCAATCAAACACAGCTAAAGTATTCAAAATGatttcaaataatatttgaaaCCAGGTCTGCACAAAACCTGGTGTGCATGTATTTGACTCATAAATGTATTCTAACATACCGGTGTGACTgtttattttcactttgtcagcaGCAAACTAAATCTATTACTCTCAGTTTCACTGAAATGTTGCGCTGTCAGTAGCCTATTTAGCAGATATGAATTAGTTATTCATGCTGTTATTTAGGTTaaaacccagctagcacatttggttccttggaagttgtgggaacatatGTTTTTTGGTTTCCTATGGTGTGGGAATGAAGCCATATatttcctgaccggtaaaactGAAAGTTTTTTAAACCTCCTGAGAACAGACGTTAAAATTCCTCCTGGACACGCCATCATGAGGCCTCAAATAGTGACCAGAGTTACTTTCCTGACGACACAGACggcttcatcaacaacaacaggtaatgTGTGTCATATGAAAAGTTGTATTAAAAAATACCCGGCTTgataaactacactgaacaaaaatatgaacgcaacatgtaaagtgttgtttcacaagctgaaataaaagatcccagaaatgttccaaaaagcttatttctctcaaattttgtgcacaaatttgtttacatccctgacaggcatatcaagaagctgattaaacagcatgttcagaacaaaggtgcaccttgtgctggggacaataaaaggccactataaaatgtgcagttttgtcacaacacaatgccacagatgtctcaagatttgagggaacatgcaattggcatgctgacagcaggaatgtccaccagagctgttgccggagaattgaatgttcatttctctaccatacgcctccaacgttgttttagagaaattggcagtgcgtccaaccaGCCTAATAACCGCAGCTCACGTATAACCaccccagcccaggacctccacatccggcttcttcagctgcgggatcatctgaaaccagccacccagacagctgatgaaactgtgggtttgactTCAGTGGACCAATGCTCATCTTCTCTGGCCACttgcacgctggagaagtgtgtgcTTCACGGATTAAtctcggtttcaactgtaccgggcagatggcagacagtgtgtatggcatcgtgtggacgagtggtttgctgatgtcaacgttgtgaacagagtgccccatggtggtggtggggttatagtatgggcaggcataaactacggacaacaaacacaattgcattttatggatggcaatttgaatgcacagagataccgtgacgaaatCCCaaagcccattgtcgtgccagtcatccaccaccatcacctcatgtttcagcatgataatgcacaggctcatgtcgcaaggatctgtacacaatttctggaagctgaaaatgtcccagttcttccatggcctgcatacttaccaagcatgtcacccattgagtgtGTTTGGgaggctctggatcgacgtgtacaacagcgtgttccagttctcgccaatatccagcaacttcgtacagccattaaagaggagtgggacaacattccacaggccacaatttacagcctgatcaactctatacgaAAGAGACCTGGCACTCGGCATAAATGTTTTACTTGTCACAACTTTTACTTGTATTGTCTTTTTTAAATTATTGaatggtatcagtcaatatggggagggagaaaccctgtgtattctgcagCAGGATCAGGGAACTCCTGTTGTATACGGAAAACAACATTggaaggtatgaccactctgacatgtttgcCAAGGTAGCCCCAATACCACCAGACAAAATGTTGATTGGCActgtatctgtatcggctgggcaTGACAATGAAAGGTGAAAGGTGTGCATTGTTATATTAGCAGAACATTGCTTCTATGGTATGTTTATTCAACACGGACCTGTTGCTACATTTGAAAGTTAGCAAAACACTTagtttagaatatctacataaattcagcaattgcattcttttcatattactctgtaggctactgacctATTCAAAGCTTCCTCCGTCATCTCACCATACATCTATctgcctgtagttattgaactcaaCCTGCAGGAGGTTTGTTTGTTATGATTGAGTGGAGGAAAACAGCTGCTGGAAAGGTCTGACAGATAGGTGTGTCTTGGTGATGGCAAGGACACACCCCCAAGAAACACAGACATCAAACCTCACCCCCAAGCCAACTCACATTTGGCTTCTGTCATGGCTGCCAGCATTTCTTGAGAAGCAAGCCAAGAAATGAGGCCAAATCAGCAGGTGCAGTTACCCTTTAAATACCCAGTAcaacaccccatggcaaaatggatagaatttcaggaaattaccttccagaccagagtccggaatataaatatacattcagtgaacagtttattaggtacaccacccagtTCACGAAAATGGTTCACTCCTACaaacagtgagtcacgtggccatggtttgctatataaagcaggcagagaGGCATTCCGTTACTGTTCAATTGAATGTTAGATTtggcaaaacaagtgacctaagcgactttgagcgtggcATGATCGTTGGTGCCTGCCAGGCACGCTAGTTCCAGTACCTCAGAATTGGCCGGTTCTCCGGGGCTTTTCACGCACAGTAGGGTGTAGGGCTTACCGAAAATGGtttgacaaacaaaaaacatccagtcagcggcagtcctgtgggtgaaaacatttagttgatgagaggtcgaaggagaatggcaaaaatcatgcaagctaacagaCGGGCcgcaaacaggcaaataacggctTTGtataacagtggtgtgcagaacggcatctcggaacgcacagcTCGTCGGTCCTTGTAAAGGATGGGTTATTATAGCAGACGACCACAATGGGTTCCTcttctatcagctaaaaacaagaagtggaTCCGGTGGGCACATGCTCACCAATTcgggacaattgaggagtggaaaaacagcCTAGTCGGACGAATTCCGGTTCCTGTTTCATAATGCTGcaggcagagtcaggatttggcttaagagtccatggccccatcctgcctggtgtcaacgatacaggctggtggcggtggtgtaatgttgtggggaaggttttcctggcacacgttgggttccttgataccaattgagcaacatttCCAAGCCCCGAATAATTCAGGCTTTTCTGGAAGCAAAGGGGTGTCCGACCCAGTACTTGATTGATGTATCTAAttaactggccactgagtgtatatgtgtactgtatgtgaatggtatgtatagacagtatgtgaatagaaaaggtgtgtacagcagtagttatataacatgaatacagtatacacatagtgttcaatgactatgtacgtAGGGCAGCAGTCTAATAGGCTGACCACACCACTCGCGTCGCGTGCGCGAGTGTTGCAAAATAAGTGTAGAAAtcaatgttattcaattattgcacccactcTGCTCGCGCgtgtcaacgagcgtctgcgttgccaagtgctaaaatagaactcctttctatttctgacgcagatcgcgctgcaagtcctgcctctcccatctcctcattggtttatagaagcaggtacccacgtgtcgtctcctcattggttatacccacgtgggtgattgaaagacgaactgtgttgCCGGTTGGTGTAGTAATACTATGAatgtttagatgccaatcaccatataagttcaaagatgaaaatgcctgggaggaggagagatgagtagaaacgattcagttgaccattttatgtgtggattaattgtctgagtagaggaccttgtgcatttcaggtaaaatatacaactcaatgtttatataccaggacaaattagctagcaacagcaagctagctaaataggacaaattagctagcaagtgcaagctaactagcgaaattgccataaatgtttaatgcttttcgacctgttcccaaattaatgtaattggttaaTTAATgtagtttgttttgatattttaacctgcgtgtagtgatcacgtttggtgtagggggacaaaatcaatttatGCAAGAGACGCACTCACGCGTTTGGGTTCAGTGTAAGGTTCAGAGGACTGGGCGGAGGCCAgctagtgatgactgtttaacagtcaaatctgttctatgtgcgttaTTTATATGTTTGCCGTTCTTATGTTTAATTTTTGCATATTTTTCTTTcgattttgtacaccagcttcaaacagctgaaaatgcaatatttttggtaatgaaaaaatatatatttcacagtggtttagatggtacgaggattctctacactatacttgctggTTTTGTCACATTAACTGAAATTTATGTGACAAAAATGTAtatagaattttagcaaccaggaaatggcggagcaatTTTTGCATGGTGCATCTTTAACAAGATCATAGaaagagttttgttgatgctgagaatggtatatgtttttaaataacattctctgaACATAACTTcagttttcttgtggtttttatggaatgTTTTCTTAACGtccaatttgagaacatgactttgaATAGACCCAtgaggaaacgttatgctgaaatAATACAgttcccacagaagaacattgtttcttaatggtctctgaactatttgaggacattcccaatgtcaaaccagttggcaAACGTTCCTGGAACATAACctacatttattttaaatgtaaccatgtGTGAACTTTTaagaaacattctgttaaagtaatgaaaaaCCAAGAAAATAAAGTTTTTTGAAAAGTCCCTAAATGGGCTAAggatgttccaaagccaagcaactatcttGTACCATTctcagaaagttgtgggaagattgtatgcaaaataaccataggacaaccaggATCTCGCCAAGATGTAAgaggttctcagaatgttatgtgctagctgggaagcCTTGTCAATATCAGCTGTGTTTAATGAAATGCAACTCACTGTCTGATATGTTTTATGGCTTTTATCTCTCACCGGGAACTCTCAATCCCTCACCGCCTGCCTCTTATCTCGcagtctccctcttcctctatatATATTCTTTATCTAAATCACCATCTGTTTCTGGGATGATAATGGAACAATGTAATGCATTCACCATTGTTGCAGACTTCTAATACCTCTCTTGGTTTTTGTGTGTTGCAGACTTATTCAGCAGAATTGTgagaagagagaaaaacacaTGAGTGGAGGAAGAGGACAACCCTGAACATCCCCTGACCCCCTTCTGaaacgcacacacacttgcaaTCATTGCGGACTGCTCGCACTCTCACACTAACTGTGGATGGACTGCAGCTCTAGAAAAAACCCACTATAAGCAGGGAGGACACTGATGCCCATGACCCCACACCTATCTTCCAGGCTGTCCTCGGGAACCCTGCCTCTCCTCTAAGTTCAGTGtgaccagacagagagcagacaacATGGCTCCAAGCCCCCTCCTCTGGCCCCCGCTGGCATGGCTGTGTGTGGGGCTGCTGTTGCCCCTGGTGCAGGGCGGGGAGTGCccgcggctgtgtgtgtgtgaggtgcgcCCCTGGTTCACCCCCCAGTCCACCTACAGGGAGGCGGCCACGGTGGACTGCAACGACTTGCGGCTGACACACATCCCCTCCAACCTgtcttctgacacccaggtgctGCTGCTCCAGAGCAACTCCATCGCCCACACCAGCGGGGAGCTAGAGGCCCTGTTCAACCTGACGGAGCTGGACCTGTCCCAGAACAACTTCAGCACAATGGAGGCTGTGGGCCTGGCCAACATGAACCAGCTTACCACCCTTCACCTGGAGGAGAACCAGATTAGCCAGCTGCCTGACCACTGCCTGCAGGACCTCAGCAACCTACAGGAACTCTACATCAACCACAACCAGATCAGCACCATCGCCCCCGGGGCTTTCTCCGGTCTGCATAGCCTGCTGCGCCTCCACCTCAACTCCAACAGGCTCCGGGTTATCGACAACCGCTGGTTCGAGGCAACGCCCAACCTGGAGATCCTGATGATCGGAGAGAATCCTGTCATTGGCATCCTGGACATGAACTTCAAGCCACTGGGGAGCCTGAGGAGCCTGGTCCTGGCCTGCATGGACCTCACCGACATTCCTGGGAATGCTCTGGTGGGCCTGGATAACCTGGAGAGCCTATCCTTCTACGACAACAAGCTGGTCCGGGTGCCCCAGCTGGCCCTGCAGAAAGTGCCCAACCTGAAATTCCTAGACCTGAACAAGAACCCAGTGCACAAGATCCATGAGGGAGACTTCAGGAACATGCTGCGTCTGAAGGAGCTTGGTATCAACAACATGGCTGACCTGGTATCCATCGACTCTTACGCCCTGGACAACCTGCCTGAGCTGACCAAGCTGGAGGCCACTAACAACCCCAAGTTGTCCTACGTGCACCGGACGGCCTTCAGGGACGTGTCCTCCCTGGAGAGCCTGATGCTAAACAACAATGCCCTCAACTCTGTCTACCAGCACACCGTTGAGGCGCTGCCCAACCTCCGCGAGATCAGCCTGCACAGCAACCCACTACGTTGCGACTGTGTCATCCAGTGGATGAGCTCCAACAGGACCAGCGTGCGCTTCATGGAGCCCCTGGCTATGCTGTGTACCTCGCCGCCCGAGCTCCGGGGCCAGCGGGTCAGAGAGGTGAAGCTGCCGGACTCCCCAGAGCAGTGCCTGCCTTTCATCTCCCACGACACCTTCCCCAGCCACCTGAGCCTTGAGCTGGGCATGAGTGTCAGCCTGGACTGCAGGGCTATTGCTGAGCCCGAGCCAGAGATATACTGGGTGTCTCCTATGGGGAGCAAGATAACAGTGGACACGGTGTCGGAGCGGTACCACCTGAGCAGTGAGGGAACCCTGCAACTGTCCCACGTCCAGGTGGAGGACTCCGGTCGCTACACCTGCATAGCCCAGAACACAGAGGGCGCCGACACACGCGTCACCACCATCCGCGTCAATGGCACCCTGCTGGACAGTGCCGAGGTGATGAAGATCTACGTCAAGCAGACCGAGTCCCACTCCATTCTGGTCTCCTGGAAGATCAACTCCAACGTCATGACCTCCAACCTCAAGTGGGCATCGGCCACCATGAAGATTGACAACCCCCACATCACCTACACTGCACGCGTGCCCGTCGACGTGCACGAGTACAACCTGACCCACCTGCAGCCGGCCACCGAGTACGAGGTGTGCCTCACTGTTTCCAACATTCACCTGCAGACCCACAAGTCGTGCGTCAACGTGACCACGCGCAGCGTCACCTTCACCCTGGACGTGTTGGACCAGAGACCTAGTGCCGCCCTGTTAGCCGTCATGGCCACCATGCTGGCCTTCCTCAGCCTGACTACTGTGGGGGTGTATGTGGCCCGGCGCTGGAAGAGGAAGAACTACCACCACTCCCTGAAGAAGTACATGCAGAAgacctcctccatccccctcaatgAGCTCTACCCGCCCCTCATCAACCTATGGGAGGCAGACAGTGAGAAGGACAAGGAGGGCGGTACAGAGAGCAAGCCCTCCCCCGTGGACACCACACGCAGCTACTACATGTGGTGAAGCAGGCCTGGCCCAGGCCACCCCTCCaccagcacacacagacacacttttgCCATTTTGGTGCAAAAGTCATATAAAAGTCATAAAagatttgtttttgtatttttctgcTTTGCTAACACATGGCAGAGTGATAAAGGACAGGATTTTTATTACTATAGCGTATCGCCTTTGTTtgactctctctttttctcttttatCGTTTGGACTATTCCAAGATGGCAGCTGTGTCTAGCTTCCGGATTGTCTTAGTTGCTGCATTTTATTTCTGTGATGCGTTTTTGATAGCACAGCTTTTTGTCTTGTTGCTGATGCAGCAACAGGTACTATTAGTCTAGGTAA
This is a stretch of genomic DNA from Oncorhynchus clarkii lewisi isolate Uvic-CL-2024 chromosome 17, UVic_Ocla_1.0, whole genome shotgun sequence. It encodes these proteins:
- the LOC139369795 gene encoding leucine-rich repeat neuronal protein 1-like: MAPSPLLWPPLAWLCVGLLLPLVQGGECPRLCVCEVRPWFTPQSTYREAATVDCNDLRLTHIPSNLSSDTQVLLLQSNSIAHTSGELEALFNLTELDLSQNNFSTMEAVGLANMNQLTTLHLEENQISQLPDHCLQDLSNLQELYINHNQISTIAPGAFSGLHSLLRLHLNSNRLRVIDNRWFEATPNLEILMIGENPVIGILDMNFKPLGSLRSLVLACMDLTDIPGNALVGLDNLESLSFYDNKLVRVPQLALQKVPNLKFLDLNKNPVHKIHEGDFRNMLRLKELGINNMADLVSIDSYALDNLPELTKLEATNNPKLSYVHRTAFRDVSSLESLMLNNNALNSVYQHTVEALPNLREISLHSNPLRCDCVIQWMSSNRTSVRFMEPLAMLCTSPPELRGQRVREVKLPDSPEQCLPFISHDTFPSHLSLELGMSVSLDCRAIAEPEPEIYWVSPMGSKITVDTVSERYHLSSEGTLQLSHVQVEDSGRYTCIAQNTEGADTRVTTIRVNGTLLDSAEVMKIYVKQTESHSILVSWKINSNVMTSNLKWASATMKIDNPHITYTARVPVDVHEYNLTHLQPATEYEVCLTVSNIHLQTHKSCVNVTTRSVTFTLDVLDQRPSAALLAVMATMLAFLSLTTVGVYVARRWKRKNYHHSLKKYMQKTSSIPLNELYPPLINLWEADSEKDKEGGTESKPSPVDTTRSYYMW